The sequence ATCCTGATCGCCGTGGGCGCCGCCGTCGGAGGCTCGCTCCGGTTCACCGGTCCGCGGTGGTTCCCGGGCATGACGATCACGCCGAGGCCGCTCGTCCAGACGAACTCGCCTCGCCCGATCGCGAGCTCCACGCCTCCGCCCGCGCCTCGCACGCACCCGGGTCCCGACCTCACCTGGCTCGTGGTCCTCCTCGCCGTCCTGGCCCTCGCGGCGGTCGCCTTCTTCGTCGTGCGCTGGCTCGTCAAGCGCCTCCGCGCCCGCACCACCGGCGTCGTCGCGCCCCTCAGCGACATCACCGACCTGACCGACGTGCCCGACGACCCCTCGGTCGAGACGAGCATGCCCTACCTCCGGCGGGGGCTCCGACGGGCCCTGGCCGCCCTCGACGAAGACCGGTCGCCGCGCGACGCGATCATCGAGGCCTGGCTGGGCCTCCAGGAGGCAGCCGAAGACGCAGGATTCCGCCGCACCGAGTCGGAGACGCCGACCGAGTTCACCTCCCGCATCCTGGAGCGCGTCGAGGTCGACCCGGTCGCGCTGTCGACGCTGCGGCGGCTGTACCTCGCCGTGCGCTTCGGCGACGCGACCGCGAGCCCCGACGACGTCGCCTCGGCGCGGCGGTCGCTCGAGACCCTGCAGGCCCAGTGGGAGCAGCACGGCACGGCCGAGCCCGACGGCGAGGCGGCCCCGTGATCGAACCCGACGACGACAGGATCCAGCGCCCGCTCCGACCGGTCCTGCGTCTCTTTGCGCCCCCGCTCCGCCGTCTCACCGTCCTCGTCCTGGTCCTCGCCCTCGTCGTCGGGGCGACCTGCTGGTACTTCGGGCTCGAGATCCCCCGGTCCGCCCTGGTGTCGGTCGCGGCCGCCGCGATCGGCGTCACCTGGATCGCCGTGCAGAAGGCCGACGCCGCCGTCTGGCCCGCACGGCCCGCACGGAGGTCCCCGGGGGCGCGACGCGACGTCGAGACGCTGAGCTGGTCGATGAAGACGCGCGGCGGCGTCCACGAGAAGACGCTCGGCCGGGCGAGGGAGGCCGCACGGCACCGGCTGCTGTTCCTGTACGGTCTCGACCTCTTCGATCCTGCCGACCGCGACGAGATCGAGCAGGTGCTCGCGCCCGGCGTCGTCCGCACCCTGATGACGCGGCGGCGCTCCAACCTCGACCTCGTCTCCTTCACCCGCCTGCTCAGCGCCATCGAGGCGCTGGGAACACCGACCGAGAGGCACTCGTGACCACCTCGACCCCCGCTCCCGCCCTGTCGATCGACGAGGTCGCCGATCTCAGCCGCCGCATCCTCGACGAGGTCGGCCAGCTCGTCGTCGGAATGCGGCGTCCCCTCGAGCTCGCCCTCGCGAGCATCCTGGCGGGCGGTCACGTGCTGTTCGAAGACGTGCCGGGCCTCGGCAAGACCCTCGCGGCCAGGAGCCTCGCGCAGGCCTCCGGCCTCGACTTCCGGCGCCTGCAGTGCACGCCCGACCTCCTCCCCGCCGACATCACCGGCTCGTTCCTGTACGCGCCGGCGACGGCCGAGTTCGTCTTCCGGCCCGGCCCGGTCTTCACGGGCCTCTTCCTGGCCGACGAGATCAACCGCACCTCGCCGAAGACGCAGTCGGCGCTCCTCGAGGCGATGGCCGAGGGCCAGGTGACGGTCGAGGGGCAGAGCTTCCCGCTGCCGAGGCCGTTCCACGTCATCGCGACGTCGAACCCGATCGAGTACGAGGGCACCTACGCTCTGCCCGAGGCGCAGCTCGACCGCTTCATGGTGCGGCTGGCCGTCGGCTATCCGGCCCGCGAGAGCGAGCAGCAGGTGCTCCTCAACCGGGTCGACCGGCGCCGCGAGGTCGGCGCCGTGTCGGCGGTGACGACGGCCGAGACCCTCGCGGCGATGCAGGCGACGGTCGAGAGCGTCCACGTCGACCCCGACATCGCGCTGTACTGCGTCGACCTCGTCCACGCGACGCGCGGCCACCGCGACGTCCAGGTGGGCGCGTCGCCCCGAGGCGCGCAGGGGCTCATGCTGGTCGCGCGGGCTCGGGCCGTCATGGACGGCCGCGACTTCGTCGCCCCGGAGGACGTCAAGGCCGCGGCGATCCCCGTCCTCGCGCACCGCATCTCGCTTACCCCGCAGGCCTGGGCGAACGGCGTCGTCGCGGCCGCCATCATCGGCGGCATCGTGGCGCAGGTGGCCGGGCCCCCGGCGGTCGGCGTGAGCTCGTCCGCGGGTGCCGTCCGCACCGCGGGCGCTGCCGACGACACCCGGGAGGCGCGGTGACCGACGGCGGTCCTCCCGCACCGCGCGCCGACACGACGCGCCGGGCTCCGCGCTGGTCGGTGAACCCGCCCGTGGCCTACGGGGCGTCGGCCGCCGTGCTCCTCGCGGGCCTCGCTCTCGTCACCGCGCATCC comes from Frondihabitans peucedani and encodes:
- a CDS encoding DUF4129 domain-containing protein, which codes for MSSESTETEERTRRVPVAALLAGVLAILIAVGAAVGGSLRFTGPRWFPGMTITPRPLVQTNSPRPIASSTPPPAPRTHPGPDLTWLVVLLAVLALAAVAFFVVRWLVKRLRARTTGVVAPLSDITDLTDVPDDPSVETSMPYLRRGLRRALAALDEDRSPRDAIIEAWLGLQEAAEDAGFRRTESETPTEFTSRILERVEVDPVALSTLRRLYLAVRFGDATASPDDVASARRSLETLQAQWEQHGTAEPDGEAAP
- a CDS encoding MoxR family ATPase → MTTSTPAPALSIDEVADLSRRILDEVGQLVVGMRRPLELALASILAGGHVLFEDVPGLGKTLAARSLAQASGLDFRRLQCTPDLLPADITGSFLYAPATAEFVFRPGPVFTGLFLADEINRTSPKTQSALLEAMAEGQVTVEGQSFPLPRPFHVIATSNPIEYEGTYALPEAQLDRFMVRLAVGYPARESEQQVLLNRVDRRREVGAVSAVTTAETLAAMQATVESVHVDPDIALYCVDLVHATRGHRDVQVGASPRGAQGLMLVARARAVMDGRDFVAPEDVKAAAIPVLAHRISLTPQAWANGVVAAAIIGGIVAQVAGPPAVGVSSSAGAVRTAGAADDTREAR